The Agrobacterium vitis genome includes the window GGAATATCGCTTCGGTCCGGCAGCAACGCTTGCCCGGCATCTCGGATGGGACAACCCGGCGTTTTTCTCGACCCCGTGGCTTGCCCGTCTCTCGCTGATGGCCATGGATGCCTGGGTGTCGATCCCCTTCATGATGATCCTGCTTCTGGCCGGGCTTCAGGCCCTGCCAACGGAGATCAAGGAGGCCGCCAAGGTCGATGGCGCTTCCGGCTGGCAAAGTTTCAAGGAAATCACCTTTCCGCTGATGCTGCCGGTCAGCGTCACCGTGATTATCCTGCGGATCATTTTTCAGTTGAAGCTTGCCGATATCGTCATCAATGTCACCGCAGGCGGACCCGGCGGCGCAACAGATACGGTCTCCAGCTTCATCTTCCGGGAATATCGTGACCGCTCGAACGTCGGCTACGGCACCATGCTGGCCGAGTTCTATCTCGTCATCATCATTATCTTCGTCTCGCTCATCCTGAAGGTGACGAGCCGCTGGCTGCAACGTTCCAACTGAGGGTTAGACCATGGCACGCAACCCTACCCGCCATAGCGGTCCTGAAACAAGGTTTCGCCGCCCTCGCTTCATGACAGGCAGCCTGCTGATTTACGCGGCGCTGGTGTTCTGGGCCTTTATCTCCCTGTTTCCGATTTACTGGACCATTACCACCTCGTTCAAGACCGCCGTCAATGTCACCCAGGGCCACCTCATTCCCTTCGTGGATTTTACGCCGGACTGGAAGGGCTGGCGCTCACTTGGCCTTTCGCCGGATACGATATTTGTGGCCTCGACGGTGCGCGACGAATTCATGCGGCGATTTTTCAACAGCGTCGTCGCCTCGGCTGGAGCCTCGTTTCTGGCTGTGGTGATCGGATCGCTGGCGGCCTATGGCCTCAGCCGGTTTTCCTACAAATTCCTCTGGTTGCGCAATAAGGATATCTCGTTCTTCTTCCTGTCCCAATTGATCCTGCCACCCGTCGTGCTCGCCATGCCGTTTCTGGTGCTCTATAAACACCTGATGCTGCTGGATACTCTGACCGGTCTCGTTCTGGTCTACACGCTGATGGTACTGCCCATCGTCATCTGGATCATGCGTGACCAGTTCGACACGATCCCCGTCGAACTCGAGCAGGCAGCCCTTGTAGATGGCTGCTCGATCTGGGGCGCGTTTATGCGGATCGTGCTGCCCATCGCCCTGCCGGGAATGGTGGCTGCCTTCATCCTTTCAGTCATTCTCTGCTGGAACGAATATTTCTTCGCAGCGCTGCTGACCAGTTCGAACGCCAAAACGTTGCCCGTCATGGTGGCCAGCCAGACCGGCTCGCAAGGCATCAATTGGTGGTCCATGGCCGCTATCGCCACCGCCGCCATCATGCCGCTTGTCCTGGTCGGTATTTTCCTGGAGCGCTATATCGTCAAGGGCCTGACCGCCGGTGCGGTCAAATAGGCCAGTCATTGTAGTAAGTTAAGTTAGACAAGGAGTGTCCCATGCTGAAAAATCTTCATCCTGCCTTGAATGCCGACGTGCTGCATGCGCTGCGATCCATGGGGCATGGCGATACACTTGTGATTTCCGATACCAACTTCCCCAGCGATAGCGTGGCGCGCCAAACCGTGCTGGGCCGTCCGCTCTCCATGGCCAATCTATCCGCCGCGGAAGCCGTGCGCGTCCTGCTGTCGGTTTTTCCGCTCGATACGCCGCTGCAAAATTCGGCAGGTCGTATGGAAGTCATGGGTGCCCCGGACGACATTCAGCCGGTGCAACACGAGGTCCAAGTTGAAATCGACAGTGCCGAGGGCAAGCCATCGCCTATGTACGGCATTGAGCGGTTTGCATTCTACGACCTTGCAAAGAAGGCCTATTGTGTGATTTCAACCGGCGAAACCCGCTTCTACGGCTGCTTCCTGTTCACCAAGGGCGTCATCCCACCGGCTGGAGCATAAGGAGGGCAGGATGGGCAAGGGCGTTTCGATACTCGGAATCTTTGTTGCCGATACAGCTTATCTTGCGGCCCGGCTGCCGGTCGTAGGCGAGACGATCACCGGCAGCGGCTTTTCCGTCGGGCCGGGCGGCAAGGGCTCCAACCAGGCGGTTGCGGCAGCAAGGGCCGGGGAGGGCGCGAACGTCTCCTTCATCTCGAAGATCGGTCGCGACACGTTCGGTGATCTGGCGTTGAAGACCTATGCGGATGCCGGTGTCCTGCCAAAACTGACCGTTATGGATGACCAGCCGACCGGTGCCGCGTTCATCTATGTCAACGACAAGACTGGCGACAATGCCATCATCGTCTATCCCGGCGCTGCCGGAACCATTACCATTGAGGATGTCGAGGCGGCGCGGCAAACCATCGAGACCAGCGCAATTTTCGTAACGCAGCTTGAGCAGCCCTCCGAGGCAGCCCACCACGGGCTGATGATCGCCCGTAAGGCTGGCGTCACCACTATCTTCAACCCCGCCCCCGCCGAGCCGTTTCCAGACGCGATCTATCCGCTATGCGACTATATCATTCCCAACGAAACCGAAGCCGCCGCATTGGTTGGCTTTCCGCTCGATACGATTGAAGATGCGAAGCGGGCGGGGGATGTGCTTCTGGAGCGCGGTGTCGGTGCTGCCATCATCACGCTCGGCAGCAGAGGCGTGTTGTTTCATAGCCACGATGCCTCGGTGGCGGTGCCGGCCATTGCAGCCGGGCCTGTCATCGATACGACAGGGGCAGGGGACGCCTTCGTCGGCGGTTTTGCGGCAGCGCTTGCCGATGGGTTTACTCCGCTCGACGCGGTCCGGTTTGGATGTGCGACGGCGGGCATCGCCGTTACCCGCCGGGGAACCGCGCCCGCCATGCCGGAGCGCAGCGAAATCGAGGCATTGCTGCGTGGCTGAGGTCGGCTACAGGCAATTCACTGGGGGCTAAGAGATTTTTTACTTTACAAATCACAATTATTTTGTGAAGTATGAAGTGTAGTGATCAAAGTGAGCCAGAGCCGTGACCCAGCTGAAATTTGCAACCCGCCTGAATTCCTTTGCCTCCTGCCCAAAGGCAGAATGGCCGGACCTGTCCGGCAAGCCGACCATGCTGCAAATGGCAAAGCGTGCCGCAAAAGTCGATGGGCTAACGGATCTCGATCTCAATTATCCCGATCATGTTGGCGAAGACCCTGCTGTTTTGGCACGCCAGATCGGCGATATGGGCCTGGCAATCAATGGGTTCGCCATGCGCTATTACACCAATCCCGCCTTCAAGATCGGCGCATTCACCAATTCAGACCCCGCAGTCCGGCGGGAAGCCATCGATCTCACCAAGGCCGGTATTGACGCAGCCCGTGCAGCAGGCAGCCGGTTGATGACGCTCTGGCTCGGCCAGGATGGGTTCGATTATGCCTTTCAGGCGGATTATCACATCCTGTGGCAACACGAAATTGATGGAATCCGTGAAGTTTGCGCCCATGACCCGGAATGCCAGATCAGCATCGAGTACAAGCCGAACGAACCTCGGTCCTACAGCCTGATGCCGGATGCGGCAACGACATTGCTGGCCATCAGGGATGTCGATATGCCCAATCTTGGCGTGACGCTGGACTTTGCCCACGTTCTCTACGCCGATGAACAGCCAGCCTTTGCCGCCGCCTTGATTGCCCGCCATAGCCGCGTTCTCGGTGTGCATCTGAACGATGGCTATGCCAAGCGCGACGATGGCCTGATGGTGGGCGCGGTCCACACCCAGCAGACCATCGAGCTTCTGCGCCAGATCCGCAAGGACGGCTACGATGGCGCCATCTACTTCGACACCTTCCCGGACATGACGGGTCTCGATCCCGTCCACGAATGCGAGGTCAATATCCAGACCGTCAAGCGCATGCTGCGGATTGTCGATCGCCTCGATCAGGACAATCGTCTTTCGGGCGCCATCGACCGTCAGGATGCCGTGTCCGCGCAGGCCATCGTTCAGGAACTGATGCTGGGCTAAGGCCCGCAATTCCAAATACCCCGAGATTTCAGACCTTTGTAACCAAAGGCATGCCGGAGGCATGCTTGATGATACCACCTGGGAGGAACCGATGAAGACCATGATGAAACTGACGCTTGCCACTGGCCTTGCTGCCAGCTTCCTGTTCAGCGCAGCCTTTGCACAGCAGCTAGCCCCGCTCAATTCCGACACTGAAAAAGACCGCATGGACTGGTCGCAGCTGGAAGCAAAGTTCGGCCCCTTTCCGAAGCTTCCTGACGGCACAAAGGCGGGCGCAGTCTCAAAGACACTGACCAACGAATATTGGCGGTCGCTCGGTGAGGGCTATGCGGCGTTCGGCAAGGCCAAGAACGTTCCGGTCGCCTATCAGGCGGCGCAAAGCGAAGGCGACCAGCTTGGTCAGTTGACAATTGCCGAGGGGATGATCACCCAAGGCTATAACGTTCTGCTGGTGTCGCCGCAGACGGATTCCAATCTTCAGCCGGTGATCGAACAGGCCAAGGCCGCCAATATTCCGGTCGTTGACGTCAATGATGCCGTGATCCCGCAGGCCGAGCACTATGTCGGCAATGTCCAGCGCGACAATGGCGTGCGGGTCGCCAAATGGTTCATCACCAACCGTCCGCAGGGTGGCAAGGTGGCGATCATCGAGGGTCAGGCCGGTGTTTATGCCGCCGCGCAACGCACCGACGGCTTCAAGTCCACCATCGGTGAAAACGGCAAGTTCAAGATCGTCGCCAGCGTTCCAGGCAATTGGGACCGGCAGACCTCCTACGATGCCGCGACCAACATCCTCAACCAACACCCCGATCTTATCGGCTTCTATGCCAACAATGACGGCATGGCATTGGGCGTGGTCGAAGCCGTCAAGGCGGCAGGGCTTGCGGGCAAGGTCGCGGTTTTCGGCACTGACGGTATTTCAGACGCCTACGCCTCGATCAAGGCAGGCGAACTGACCGGCACCGTCGATAGCTTTCCGGTTCTAACAGGTGAAGTGGCCATGGAAACAGCCCTTCGGCTCGTTGCCGGCCAGAAATTGCCGCGCGTTGTCGCAACGCCTCAGGCGCTGATCACCGCCGACAACCTCGCCCGCTACCAGGGCAAGGGCGTCGATGTGCGCGCCGTGCTGATGGAAGATGCCAAGGCTGCAAAATAATCGGGGTTAGGGCACTGCCAGCTTTCAGGGCTGGCAGCGCGTGTCTTGCAGGAGGAGGTAAGAGATGGTGCCGAGACTGGGATTTGAAACAATCTCCAAGAGCTTTCCGGGCGTCAACGCGCTGACGGAGGTGAGCTTTGACGTCGCTCCCGGAGAAATTCACGGCCTGCTGGGTGAAAACGGCGCGGGAAAATCAACGCTTCTGCGCATTTTGTCCGGTGTCTTCCGCCCAACCTCCGGCACTGTTTTCGTCGATGGCGAAGCTGTCGCGTTTCGCAAGCCGCTGGATGCAAGACAGGCTGGCATTGCGATGATCCATCAGGAACTTCAACAGGTTCCGCATCTGAGTGTTGCCCAGAACATGTTTCTTGGCCATTCACTGACCCGCATGGGCGGGCTTTTCGTTTCGCGCCGGGAGCAGGAGCAGCGAGCCGCCGAAGCGCTGTCGATGATCGACCGCAGCATCGACGTCTCCGCACCCATCTCCAGCCTGAAAGTCGCGCAGCGACAGATTGTCGAGATCGGCCGCGCCCTGCTCGACAAGGCCAAGGTCATCGCCATGGATGAGCCGACCTCCAGCTTGACGCCGAGCGAGTTCGACCGGCTGGCTGAGGTGATTGCCGATCTCTCGGCCAGTGGCGTGTCGATTATTTATGTTTCACATAAGATGGACGAGGTTTTCCGCATCTGCCAACGCGCCAGCGTCATGCGGGATGGCAAACTCGTTGGCATCGTTGATATGAAAGCCACATCGGAAAAACAGGTCATCGCCATGATGGTCGGGCGTGAACTGATGCAGGAAACCCATCATTCCTTCGTGACCGATCAGGTCAGGCTGCAAGCCAGCAATCTGTCCTCAGCCACCAAGATCAAAAATGTCTCCTTCACCCTGAAAAGGGGTGAAGTGCTAGGCATTGCTGGGCTGGTCGGCTCGGGGCGCACGGAATTGCTGCGCCTGATCGCCGGGGTCGATCGTCTGAGCGAGGGGTCTATTACCATCGATGGCAAGAGTGTCAGCCTGCGCAATCCCCGTGACGCAATCGCGGCAGGAATCGGCCTTGTGCCGGAAGAGCGCAAGCGCGAAGGCATCATCCCTTTGCGTCCGGTCAGTTTGAACATGGCGCTCGCCTCGCTTCCCAGCTTTTCCGCTGCCGGTCTGATCCGCACCGGAAAACTGCGCGCCAGCGCGCAGGATTTGTTGAAGCGGGTCAACCTGCGGCCATTTCAGCTTGATCGCCCTATCCGTCTGTTCAGCGGCGGCAACCAGCAAAAGGCCATTATTGCCCGCTGGCTGGCGGCCAAATCGCAAATCCTGCTGTTCGATGAGCCGACACGCGGCATCGATGTCGGGGCAAAATCCGAGATTTACCAATTGATCGAAGCCCTGGCCCGCGAAGGCCATTCGATCATCGTCGTCTCCTCCGAGCTTCCCGAAGTCATCCGGCTCTCCGACCGGGTCCTGGTGATGCGGGAAGGGCAGATCGCGGCTGAAATCTTGCGCGAACAGCTGACGGAAAGTGCCATTCTCGCCCACGCCATTCCAGGAGCGAGTGCCGGTGCTACCGCCATCGCACATCCTGCATAAACAGAGAGGATCTTTCTCCATGACCGCCTCTTCATCCGCCGCCAGCCAATCGGTCCCGACCTTTCGCCGGTTTTCCGTCTCGTTGCGTGATGCCGGAACGCTGATTGGCCTCATCGTCATCATGGCGGTATTTGCAGCGCTCGTTCCCGGCTTCCTGTCGGAGCGCAACCTGACCAATATTCTCCAGCAATCCAGCATCAATGCCTGCCTGGCACTGGGCATGACGCTAGTGATCATTTCAGGCGGCATCGATCTATCGGTCGGGCCGACCGCTGCCATTGCCGCCGTAATGACCGCGACGCTGCTGCTGGGCGGCACGCCCATTCCTTTGGCGATTCTCGCCGGGCTTGGCGTCGGCGCGGTATGCGGCTTCATCAATGGTGTGCTTGTCGCCTATATTGGCCTGCAACCCTTCATCGTGACGCTGGGGACACTGAGCACCTACCGAGCCATCGCGCTGATCTTCACCGGCGGCAATCCGGTGCTGGGCATTCCGCCCGGTTTTCGGGCGCTGTTCAATGGAACCCTGATCGGCCTGCCAATCCCGGTGTTGATCGTTGCCGGGGTGTCGGTCGCCGCCTGGGTGCTGCTGAAGAAGACGCCCATTGGCGAATACCTGATGGCGGTTGGCGGCAATGAGGAAGCCGCTTACGTGGCAGGCGTTCCAATCGCCCGTACCAAGATTACCGCCTATGTGATTTCCGGCGGGCTCGCCGCACTCGCCTCTCTCATCCTGATTGGCCGTCTTGGCGCAGCCGAGCCCATTCTCGGCAATCTCTGGGAGCTGGATGCAATTGCAGCAGCGGCGATTGGCGGTGCATCGCTGATGGGCGGCAAGGGCAGTATTGTCGGCACCATTCTTGGCGCCATTATCCTGGGTGCCATGCGCAATGGTTTGACGCTGATGAATGTCCAGGCCTTCTATCAACTGCTCGCCACCGGCCTTATAATCCTCGTCGCAATGATGATTGATCGCGCGACAAGGGGACGGGAATGAACGCTGATGGCTTTGACATGAAGGCGGTGGGGCCGCGCATTCGCATGATGATGCCAATGCTGACGCCGCTGGAAGCAAAGGTCGTGGATACGGTCTTCGGCATGCGTGATTTCAGCGAGGAGACCTCGCTGAAGCAGATCGCCGAAAATGCCGGGGTTTCGGAAGCCATGGTGGTGAAGATCACCAAGAAGCTCGGTTTTTCCGGCTTCCGGGATTTCCGGTCTTCCGTCAGCCAGTATAACCGCCAGCCAACCACTGAAATGCATCAGGAATTGTCGGTTGACGACACCTCGCTTGAAATCGTCCAGAAAGTCTTTCGCACCTCGATCCACGCCCTTGAGGAAACGCTTGCCATTCTGGACATGGCAGCCTTTGACCAGGCGGCGGACATGATCCATAAGGCTCGAAACCGGGATTTCTACGGCGTCGGCGGCTCGGCGCAGATCGCCCGGGATGTGGCTCACAAGTTTTTGAGAATTGGCGTGCGCGCCAGCGTCTTTGACGATTCACACATGATGCTGATGTCGGCGGCCCTTCTTGCCGATACCGATGTCGCCATCGGCTTTTCGCATTCGGGCAATACGATTGCGGTGATCGAGGCCCTACAGCTTGCCCGCAAGAATGGCGCCAGCACCATTGCCGTGACCAATTACGGTTCCTCCGCGCTCGCCCAGTCCGCCGACGTGGTCTTGTGTTCCACCGCACAAGGCTCGCCTTTGATGGGGGAGAATGCCGCGGCGCGCATCGCGCAGCTCAATATTCTCGACGCCATTTTCGTCGCCGTCGCCCAGCGCGACTATCAGGCCGCCGAGCGCAATCTCGACCGCACCATGTCCGCCGTCACCTCCAAACGCAAAGATCGCCTTCCATGACATCCTCGCCTATCGTCACCGTTTTCGGCAGCTTGCATTATGATATCGCGGTCTTCGGTCCAGACCGGCCACGTCAGGGAGAAACTGTTGCAGGCACGTCCTGGCACCCCAAAAGCGGCGGCAAGGGTGGCAATCAGGCTGTCTCGGCAGCACAGGCTGGCGTCTCGACATTCATGATCGGCGCAGTTGCCGACGACGACTTCGGACGGTTTCTGTTGGAAAATCTCAAACGCCGACAGGTTGATGATCGCTTCGTGCGGCGCAACGCGGCGGCGTCAACTGGGATGAGCGTTGCGATTTTCGATGCGCAGGGCGATTACGGTGCCGTTATCGTGTCCGGCGCCAACCTGACGCTTGGCGATGAGGATGTCGCAGCCGCAGCCGAACTGCTGGGCCGGACAACGGTTCTGGTTCTGCAAAACGAGATCCCCGACGCCGCCAATGTCGCCGCAGCAAGGGCCGTCCGGCAGGCTGGCGGCCGCGTCCTGATCAATGCCGCACCGGCGCGCACCTTGTCAGCCGACCTTCAGAACCTGATAGACATCATCGTCGTCAACGCTATCGAGGCTGAAATGCTGGCGGGTGTCCCGGTTGTCGAAACGCTCGATGGCGCATTGGAAGCGGCAAGGATGCTGTTGGCGAACTTCCCGGACGTTGTGGTCACCGCAGGCGGTGCGGGTGTCGCCTACGCAAGCCGGGGTGGAGAAGAAATCGTCCTGCCAGCCGTGAAGGTGAAAGTGGAAAGCACGCACGGAGCCGGCGACATGTTCATCGGCGTCATGGCCGCAGCCCTCGCCACGGGAAAATCGATGCGCGACGCACTTTCACTGGCAAATATCGAGGCCGCAAAACTGGTTGCAACACCGGAGGCTGAACGCCTTTAGAGTTTATCAGGGAAAAGCGGGAGCCGGTTTTCCCTTGGTGAGCGGATCCATCGACTGCATGTTTCCTTGAAGATGTACAAGCGTGCTGAATAGACAAGAACCAGATTATGAATATCGTGTTCTGGCCAAATCATAGCGACCTCGTTCAATCCCCGCCATATCCACGACTGTGCATAGTGATGCGTTGTACAGTTCGTCCCTCACTCGGCTGTCCGTCCAGTAAATTCGCCAATTGCCCTCAACCTTTATAGGTCTTCGCCATTTGATGATAGCAGATTTGATGAACCAGGCTCTGGTGCCCAAGGACATTATCTGATGACGCGATAGGCCTTCTTTTCGAGCGAAAGAGCCGGCCCCGGAACTTCCATGCCATCGGAGAATTAATGGTAAGCTTATTCCATCTGGAGGAATACCATGTCCGAGAAACCCAGCCTCTTTTCAAAATTTTCCGGCATGATTGCGGACCTGACCGGCAAGCCGGCAACATTCGTCATTGCGGTTGCCGGGATCATCCTCTGGGCGGTCAGCGGTCCGCTCTTTGGTTTTTCCGAAACCTGGCAACTCGTGGTCAATACTGGAACGACAATCATCACCTTCCTGATGGTCTTCGTCCTGCAAAACTCTCAGAACCGAGACGGCAAGGCCGTTCAGGCAAAACTGGACGAGCTAATCCTGACCAGTGCCGCGGAAAACCGGTTTATGGGCATCGAACACCTGGATGAAAAGGAGTTAAAGCGGCTGACGCGGCTTCTTAAGGAGGCCGCCGAAAGCGATCCCGATCATGCGCTCTCCGAGAAAGTCGATCACCTCATTCTTGATCGCCGGACAAAACTGCGAAAGAGAGAGTAAGAGGGTCTACGGGTCCGACTGATGTTATAGACTATCGAATTTTGGAATGCTTGAATTCCATCCTGTACGTCCCATTTCGAGGGCGAGCAGTAATGAAAGTGGTTCTCTGACAAACGGTACACAGCAGATTTCAAGCCCAGATGATCGATAGAATCACTTGCAATAGCTCACCAATCAGCGTAATTTTGAGTTATAGAAAAGGCGGCTATAACTCATGCAATGGAACTGGCAACTGCCCGATTGGCCAAACTTCTCCTATGACATTGAGAACATGGCCGCTTTGGAGCAAAGGTTTCTCCAGTCATCCGGTGAGGTGATCGGTGCTGTCAGGCATTTCAGTGACGACGACAGTAACCAATTGCGGATTGAGTTGCTGAGCGACGAAGCCATTAAAACGTCGGAGATCGAAGGTGAGTTCCTTGATCGAGCAAGCGTACAGTCGTCGCTGCGCCGACAATTTGGTCTCAATACAGACAATCGTCCGATCCGACCACAAGAACGTGGGATCGCAGAGATGATGGCCGACGTCTATAAAAATTGGTCCGGCCCACTCCAGCATGAGGACCTTTTCCGTTGGCACTCGATGCTGATGGCGGGAAACCGATATATCGAAACAATTGGCGCCTACCGACGCCATAATGATGCCATGCAGATCGTCTCAGGGCGCCTGGACAAGCCCATAATCCATTTTGAGGCACCACCATCCCGCCAGGTGGCTGCGGAAATGGCACTTTTCATCGACTGGTTCAAGCGGTCGGGGCCAAGCGGGTCAACTCCATTATCTGCGCTGACCCGCGCAGCCATCGGACACCTCTATTTCGAAAGCATCCATCCCTTTGAGGACGGTAACGGTAGAATTGGACGCGCGTTAGCTGAAAAATCGCTAGCACAGAACATTGGGCAACCAACTCTGATTTCGCTTGCCTTTACAATTGAGCGTGACCGAAAGGCCTATTACTGCGAACTTGAGCGCCATCAGCGAAAGCTCGATATCACCGGGTGGATTGTCTATTTTTCGCAGACAATCCTGGATGCCCAACAGGCAACGATTGATCGCATTGCCTTCTTCATTCAAAAGGCAAAATTCTACGATCGGTTTCGGGACCGGTTTAATGAGCGCCAGGAAAAAGTCATCGTCCGTATT containing:
- a CDS encoding low affinity iron permease family protein, encoding MSEKPSLFSKFSGMIADLTGKPATFVIAVAGIILWAVSGPLFGFSETWQLVVNTGTTIITFLMVFVLQNSQNRDGKAVQAKLDELILTSAAENRFMGIEHLDEKELKRLTRLLKEAAESDPDHALSEKVDHLILDRRTKLRKRE
- a CDS encoding sugar phosphate isomerase/epimerase family protein, with protein sequence MKFATRLNSFASCPKAEWPDLSGKPTMLQMAKRAAKVDGLTDLDLNYPDHVGEDPAVLARQIGDMGLAINGFAMRYYTNPAFKIGAFTNSDPAVRREAIDLTKAGIDAARAAGSRLMTLWLGQDGFDYAFQADYHILWQHEIDGIREVCAHDPECQISIEYKPNEPRSYSLMPDAATTLLAIRDVDMPNLGVTLDFAHVLYADEQPAFAAALIARHSRVLGVHLNDGYAKRDDGLMVGAVHTQQTIELLRQIRKDGYDGAIYFDTFPDMTGLDPVHECEVNIQTVKRMLRIVDRLDQDNRLSGAIDRQDAVSAQAIVQELMLG
- a CDS encoding MurR/RpiR family transcriptional regulator — translated: MNADGFDMKAVGPRIRMMMPMLTPLEAKVVDTVFGMRDFSEETSLKQIAENAGVSEAMVVKITKKLGFSGFRDFRSSVSQYNRQPTTEMHQELSVDDTSLEIVQKVFRTSIHALEETLAILDMAAFDQAADMIHKARNRDFYGVGGSAQIARDVAHKFLRIGVRASVFDDSHMMLMSAALLADTDVAIGFSHSGNTIAVIEALQLARKNGASTIAVTNYGSSALAQSADVVLCSTAQGSPLMGENAAARIAQLNILDAIFVAVAQRDYQAAERNLDRTMSAVTSKRKDRLP
- a CDS encoding carbohydrate ABC transporter permease translates to MTGSLLIYAALVFWAFISLFPIYWTITTSFKTAVNVTQGHLIPFVDFTPDWKGWRSLGLSPDTIFVASTVRDEFMRRFFNSVVASAGASFLAVVIGSLAAYGLSRFSYKFLWLRNKDISFFFLSQLILPPVVLAMPFLVLYKHLMLLDTLTGLVLVYTLMVLPIVIWIMRDQFDTIPVELEQAALVDGCSIWGAFMRIVLPIALPGMVAAFILSVILCWNEYFFAALLTSSNAKTLPVMVASQTGSQGINWWSMAAIATAAIMPLVLVGIFLERYIVKGLTAGAVK
- a CDS encoding Fic family protein, whose product is MQWNWQLPDWPNFSYDIENMAALEQRFLQSSGEVIGAVRHFSDDDSNQLRIELLSDEAIKTSEIEGEFLDRASVQSSLRRQFGLNTDNRPIRPQERGIAEMMADVYKNWSGPLQHEDLFRWHSMLMAGNRYIETIGAYRRHNDAMQIVSGRLDKPIIHFEAPPSRQVAAEMALFIDWFKRSGPSGSTPLSALTRAAIGHLYFESIHPFEDGNGRIGRALAEKSLAQNIGQPTLISLAFTIERDRKAYYCELERHQRKLDITGWIVYFSQTILDAQQATIDRIAFFIQKAKFYDRFRDRFNERQEKVIVRIFREGVAGFKGGLSAENYISITATSRATATRDLQHLVEIGAFTRTGERRHTRYTLRLQN
- a CDS encoding ABC transporter permease translates to MTASSSAASQSVPTFRRFSVSLRDAGTLIGLIVIMAVFAALVPGFLSERNLTNILQQSSINACLALGMTLVIISGGIDLSVGPTAAIAAVMTATLLLGGTPIPLAILAGLGVGAVCGFINGVLVAYIGLQPFIVTLGTLSTYRAIALIFTGGNPVLGIPPGFRALFNGTLIGLPIPVLIVAGVSVAAWVLLKKTPIGEYLMAVGGNEEAAYVAGVPIARTKITAYVISGGLAALASLILIGRLGAAEPILGNLWELDAIAAAAIGGASLMGGKGSIVGTILGAIILGAMRNGLTLMNVQAFYQLLATGLIILVAMMIDRATRGRE
- a CDS encoding sugar ABC transporter ATP-binding protein — translated: MVPRLGFETISKSFPGVNALTEVSFDVAPGEIHGLLGENGAGKSTLLRILSGVFRPTSGTVFVDGEAVAFRKPLDARQAGIAMIHQELQQVPHLSVAQNMFLGHSLTRMGGLFVSRREQEQRAAEALSMIDRSIDVSAPISSLKVAQRQIVEIGRALLDKAKVIAMDEPTSSLTPSEFDRLAEVIADLSASGVSIIYVSHKMDEVFRICQRASVMRDGKLVGIVDMKATSEKQVIAMMVGRELMQETHHSFVTDQVRLQASNLSSATKIKNVSFTLKRGEVLGIAGLVGSGRTELLRLIAGVDRLSEGSITIDGKSVSLRNPRDAIAAGIGLVPEERKREGIIPLRPVSLNMALASLPSFSAAGLIRTGKLRASAQDLLKRVNLRPFQLDRPIRLFSGGNQQKAIIARWLAAKSQILLFDEPTRGIDVGAKSEIYQLIEALAREGHSIIVVSSELPEVIRLSDRVLVMREGQIAAEILREQLTESAILAHAIPGASAGATAIAHPA
- a CDS encoding RbsD/FucU family protein; translated protein: MLKNLHPALNADVLHALRSMGHGDTLVISDTNFPSDSVARQTVLGRPLSMANLSAAEAVRVLLSVFPLDTPLQNSAGRMEVMGAPDDIQPVQHEVQVEIDSAEGKPSPMYGIERFAFYDLAKKAYCVISTGETRFYGCFLFTKGVIPPAGA
- the rbsK gene encoding ribokinase; this translates as MGKGVSILGIFVADTAYLAARLPVVGETITGSGFSVGPGGKGSNQAVAAARAGEGANVSFISKIGRDTFGDLALKTYADAGVLPKLTVMDDQPTGAAFIYVNDKTGDNAIIVYPGAAGTITIEDVEAARQTIETSAIFVTQLEQPSEAAHHGLMIARKAGVTTIFNPAPAEPFPDAIYPLCDYIIPNETEAAALVGFPLDTIEDAKRAGDVLLERGVGAAIITLGSRGVLFHSHDASVAVPAIAAGPVIDTTGAGDAFVGGFAAALADGFTPLDAVRFGCATAGIAVTRRGTAPAMPERSEIEALLRG
- a CDS encoding ribokinase, with amino-acid sequence MTSSPIVTVFGSLHYDIAVFGPDRPRQGETVAGTSWHPKSGGKGGNQAVSAAQAGVSTFMIGAVADDDFGRFLLENLKRRQVDDRFVRRNAAASTGMSVAIFDAQGDYGAVIVSGANLTLGDEDVAAAAELLGRTTVLVLQNEIPDAANVAAARAVRQAGGRVLINAAPARTLSADLQNLIDIIVVNAIEAEMLAGVPVVETLDGALEAARMLLANFPDVVVTAGGAGVAYASRGGEEIVLPAVKVKVESTHGAGDMFIGVMAAALATGKSMRDALSLANIEAAKLVATPEAERL
- a CDS encoding sugar ABC transporter substrate-binding protein, which translates into the protein MKTMMKLTLATGLAASFLFSAAFAQQLAPLNSDTEKDRMDWSQLEAKFGPFPKLPDGTKAGAVSKTLTNEYWRSLGEGYAAFGKAKNVPVAYQAAQSEGDQLGQLTIAEGMITQGYNVLLVSPQTDSNLQPVIEQAKAANIPVVDVNDAVIPQAEHYVGNVQRDNGVRVAKWFITNRPQGGKVAIIEGQAGVYAAAQRTDGFKSTIGENGKFKIVASVPGNWDRQTSYDAATNILNQHPDLIGFYANNDGMALGVVEAVKAAGLAGKVAVFGTDGISDAYASIKAGELTGTVDSFPVLTGEVAMETALRLVAGQKLPRVVATPQALITADNLARYQGKGVDVRAVLMEDAKAAK